A part of Actinomycetota bacterium genomic DNA contains:
- the tatC gene encoding twin-arginine translocase subunit TatC, whose translation MRLSRRPRANPTGEMSILEHIGELRNRLAKSCAALVVATLVAFSLLYEPVIDFLLRSYCALPAAARIGSVAEDGGCRLAALSPLEPLSIRIRVSLTVGLLLAMPFIAFQLWRFITPGLRPSEKRFAIPFALASTLLFVAGVAVAFYTLPKAIGFLSTMGGEGIASFFQADRYLRFVLFMGLAFGITFEFPLVLVFLSLVGALSSAAMLRAWRPAAAVIIVAAAVITPSQDPISLFAMAVPMWLFYFTAAAIARFIIEPRRARRQALAGTGEP comes from the coding sequence GTGCGACTCTCGCGCCGCCCGCGGGCCAACCCGACGGGCGAGATGTCCATCCTCGAGCACATCGGGGAGCTTCGAAACCGCCTCGCCAAGAGCTGCGCCGCCCTGGTGGTGGCCACCCTGGTCGCCTTCTCGCTGCTGTACGAGCCGGTGATCGACTTCCTGCTCCGGTCCTACTGCGCCCTGCCGGCCGCCGCCCGGATCGGCAGCGTCGCCGAGGACGGTGGCTGCCGCCTGGCCGCCCTGAGCCCGCTGGAGCCGCTGTCGATCCGCATCCGGGTGTCCCTCACCGTCGGGCTGCTGCTGGCCATGCCGTTCATCGCCTTCCAGCTGTGGCGCTTCATCACCCCCGGCCTGCGACCCAGCGAGAAGCGCTTCGCCATCCCCTTCGCCCTGGCCAGCACCCTGTTGTTCGTCGCCGGGGTGGCGGTGGCCTTCTACACCCTGCCCAAGGCGATCGGCTTCCTGAGCACCATGGGCGGCGAGGGCATCGCCAGCTTCTTCCAGGCCGACCGCTACCTGCGCTTCGTGCTGTTCATGGGCCTGGCCTTCGGGATCACCTTCGAGTTCCCGCTCGTGCTCGTGTTCCTGTCGCTGGTCGGGGCCCTGTCGTCGGCGGCCATGCTGCGGGCCTGGCGGCCGGCGGCGGCCGTCATCATCGTGGCCGCGGCCGTCATCACCCCCAGCCAGGACCCGATCAGCCTGTTCGCCATGGCCGTGCCCATGTGGCTGTTCTACTTCACCGCGGCCGCCATCGCCCGCTTCATCATCGAGCCCCGCCGCGCCCGGCGGCAGGCGCTCGCCGGCACCGGGGAGCCTTGA
- a CDS encoding twin-arginine translocase TatA/TatE family subunit translates to MPGPEWIWVIIAIVVLFGASRLPAMGRNVGLGIKEFKKGVTEASKDENKDEPGKPASADERERGTTP, encoded by the coding sequence ATGCCAGGGCCGGAGTGGATCTGGGTCATCATCGCGATCGTCGTGCTCTTTGGCGCCAGCCGGCTCCCGGCGATGGGCCGTAACGTCGGCCTGGGCATCAAGGAGTTCAAGAAGGGCGTGACCGAGGCGTCCAAGGACGAGAACAAGGACGAGCCGGGCAAGCCGGCGTCGGCCGACGAGCGCGAGCGGGGCACCACGCCCTAG